The DNA segment GATCCCACAAGGTGGTGTTGTGCCCCTGCCTGTGCCAGGCTGCGAGTGGCACATACGGTCACAAACAGGCGCAAGTTACTTAAATCCAGGTCCCGCATAGACAAGAAAAGGTAGAGAAGAGAGTTCTGAAAGTTCTGAAATGGAATGGCTGGTGATCAATTATTACCGCTTCAGATTCCAATTTGGAACACGTAAAGTCGGCACCCCGCCTGCAGAGCCACGCGCTCTTTAAGTTGCTCTTGCGCTCATGTGCAGCGTTGCCCTGCCTTCCACTGTCTTTGCCAGACCATTTATGACTTCTTCGGATTCTCTAACGCCGCCAGCCCGTGTTGGGCGAGGCGGCCTTGTCGTGTTCATCCTGCTTGCCGCGGCCATGATCGTGCTAGGTGCGGCCCTGCTGTTTGCCGGCGTGCGCCTGCTGGCCGTGGGAGGCTCTTTCGTCTATGCCTTGACCGGAGTCCTGCTCATGGCTTCAGGTGTTCTACATCTGCAGCGAAAGCAATTGGGCTTCTGGCTTTTTGCCTTGCTTTCGGTGGCGACTTATGTATGGTCGATCTGGGAGTCGGGCAGCAACGGCTGGGCCTACATCCCGCGTCTGGCCTGGCTGATAGCAGTCAGCTTCCTGTGGCTGGCATGCTGGTCTGTAGTGCTGCGTATGCTGCCCAACATACGTCCACGCACATATGCTGCCGTGCATGGGGCCTTGCCTCTGGTCATGTTGCTGACCATTCTTGTGCCCATCCAGTTTCCCTCCGCAGTGCAGCTGGCCGACACAAGTTTGGCTCAACAACGCCCGGCCGCACCCTTCAGCCGTTCCCAAATGACCTCGCCCGACGGCAACATCGCTGCAAGCCATGACGAGACCAATTGGACAGCCTATGCCGGCTCCAATATGGGGAACCACTATTCCGCAGCAGCTCAGATCACGCCGACCAACATCGGCCAGCTGGAAAAAGTCTGGGAGTACCACCATGGTGACGTCAAGCCCGCAGGCAGCAAGGTCGCTTACCTGAATGAGTCCACGCCGCTCAAGATTGGGGATTTGCTCTACACCTGCACTCCTACGCAGGTAATTGTGGCGGTGGAAGCCACTACGGGTAAGGAGCGTTGGCGTTTCGATTCCAAGGTGGATCCGGTTTACCTGAAGGGTGGCGGCGCCAATTGCCGTGGTGTTGCTTATTTTGAGGTACCTGGCGCACAGCCGGACTCAGCTTGCGCGCGGCGCGTGATCTGGGGCACAACCGACGTGCGCTTGGGGGCGGTAGACGCCACCACGGGCCAGCCTTGCGAAAGTTTCGGCCAGGGGGGATTTGTGGATCTCAAACAAGGCTTGGGCAAATTCCGCCCAGGATCAACGGCCATCACCTCTGCGCCCACCATTATTCGCGGCACCATCGTCACAGGAGGGCAAGTCATCGACTCTGATGTGCGCCCAGCTCCGTCAGGTGTAGTGCGCGGCTATGACGCAATCACTGGTCAGCAGCGTTGGGCGTGGGATTTGGGCCGCCCGGGCGTGAACACACCTGCGCCGGCAGGTGAGACCTATACGCTGAGCACACCCAACTCCTGGGCTCCGCTGTCTGCGGACGACGAATTGGGTCTGGTCTATGTGACCACGGGTAATGCGGCCGGCGACTTCTACGGCGGCACCCGCACTGAGCAGGAGGGCAAGTACAGCTCTGCCCTGGTTGCGCTGGATGCGTCCACTGGCCAGCCGCGCTGGCATTTTCAAACCGTGCACCACGACGTCTGGGATTACGACCTCAGTCCACAGCCCAACCTCGTGGATTTCCCCACGCCCGACGGCGTACGCCCGGCTGTGATCCAAGCCACCAAGTCGGCACAGATCTTTGTGTTGGATCGCGTCACCGGTCAGCCTCTGGTGCCCGTGACCGAAGTGCCCGTGCCTCAGACCGATGTCCCAGGGGAGCGCACAGCCGCTACCCAGCCCATGTCACTGGATATGCCCAATACCATGGGCCGCCCGGGCAAGGCACATGAGCTCCTGACCGAAGCCAGCACCTGGGGGCTGACGCCGTTTGACCACATCCAGTGCCGCATCGACTTCCGTCAGGCCCACTATGAAGGCCAGTGGACGCCTGCGCGTGTAGACCAGCAAACGCTGGTCTACCCGGGCCACCATGGTGGTCTGAACTGGGGCGGGGTCATGGTGGATCTGCAACGTGGCCTGCTGCTTTTGAACAACCAGCGTCTGCCTTATATGCAAAGCCTGGTATCGCGCGAAAAGCTCGATGCTATGGGGGCGAAGTCTTTCCAGCAGGCCCCAGGTAAAAGTAAGGGCTTCCGTGTACAGGAAGGCCAGGCTTACGGCGCCTCCAAAGGTCCGTGGATGTCGTCGCTGAACCAGCCCTGCATCGCGCCACCCTGGGGCTTCCTGTCGGCCATCGACCTGCGCACGCGTGAAGTGGTCTGGAGTCGCCCTTTCGGTACTGGCTAC comes from the Comamonas terrigena NBRC 13299 genome and includes:
- a CDS encoding membrane-bound PQQ-dependent dehydrogenase, glucose/quinate/shikimate family, which produces MFILLAAAMIVLGAALLFAGVRLLAVGGSFVYALTGVLLMASGVLHLQRKQLGFWLFALLSVATYVWSIWESGSNGWAYIPRLAWLIAVSFLWLACWSVVLRMLPNIRPRTYAAVHGALPLVMLLTILVPIQFPSAVQLADTSLAQQRPAAPFSRSQMTSPDGNIAASHDETNWTAYAGSNMGNHYSAAAQITPTNIGQLEKVWEYHHGDVKPAGSKVAYLNESTPLKIGDLLYTCTPTQVIVAVEATTGKERWRFDSKVDPVYLKGGGANCRGVAYFEVPGAQPDSACARRVIWGTTDVRLGAVDATTGQPCESFGQGGFVDLKQGLGKFRPGSTAITSAPTIIRGTIVTGGQVIDSDVRPAPSGVVRGYDAITGQQRWAWDLGRPGVNTPAPAGETYTLSTPNSWAPLSADDELGLVYVTTGNAAGDFYGGTRTEQEGKYSSALVALDASTGQPRWHFQTVHHDVWDYDLSPQPNLVDFPTPDGVRPAVIQATKSAQIFVLDRVTGQPLVPVTEVPVPQTDVPGERTAATQPMSLDMPNTMGRPGKAHELLTEASTWGLTPFDHIQCRIDFRQAHYEGQWTPARVDQQTLVYPGHHGGLNWGGVMVDLQRGLLLLNNQRLPYMQSLVSREKLDAMGAKSFQQAPGKSKGFRVQEGQAYGASKGPWMSSLNQPCIAPPWGFLSAIDLRTREVVWSRPFGTGYDSGPWGIPSRTKWEIGTPSDGTGVTTAGGVTIIGAALDQFIRGYNSETGELLWEQRLPAGNQASPLTFMANGRQYVVAVVGGHERIPTKLGDSIIAWALPQK